CTGGACCTTTGGACGAGAATGTGGTCAACACCATCGAGCAGAATAACCTGGTCTGTGCGGGAGTATTGTCTGGCAACCGAAACTTCGAAGGTCGCATCCATCCCAGCACCAGGGCCAACTACTTGGCCAGCCCCCTCCTGGTAATTGCGTACGCCATTGCCGGAAGAGTGGACATTGACTTCGAGAAGGAGCCCCTGGGTGTGGATGCCCAAGGAAACAATGTCTTCCTGCACGACATCTGGCCAACACGGTCTCAAATTCAGGAGGTGGAGAACAAGCATGTGATCCCGGCCATGTTCCACGAAGTTTACAGTGAGTAATGCACGAAGTATAAGGAAGGTTTATGTAATTCATTCACCAACTCTGCAGGCACACTCGAACTGGGCTCCAAGGACTGGCAGTCGCTAAAGGCACCAGAAGGCAAGATATTCTCGTGGGACGTTGACTCCACCTACATCAAGCGACCCCCGTATTTCGAGGGCATGACCCGGGAGCTGCCAAAGCAGCAGAGCATCAAAGGGGCTAGGTGCCTGGTCTTTTTGGGAGACTTTGTGACCACGGATCATATCTCTCCAGCTGGAACCATTGCCAGAACATCGCCGGCGGCCCGATTCCTTGCAGAAAGGAACATCACTCCGAAATATTTCAACTCGTACGGATCGAGACGCGGCAATGATGCAGTTATGTCCCGTGGAGCGTTTAGCAACATTCGTTTGGGCAACAAACTGGTGTCGAAGCCAGGACCTCGGACCCTCCATATACCCAGCCTGGAGGAAATGGACGTCTTCGATGCTGCCCAAAGGTATCGGAAAGAGGGAACACCCCTGGTCCTGGTGGTGGGAAAGGATTATGGCAGTGGCAGTTCAAGGGACTGGGCCGCCAAGGGTCCCCTCATGTTGGGAGTTAAGGCAGTAATTGCCGAGTCCTACGAGCGCATCCACCGCTCGAACCTGGTGGGCATGGGCATCATTCCTCTGCAATTCCTGCCGGGCCAGAGTGCCGATACCTTGAAGCTGAATGGGCGCGAGTCCTACAACATTATTCTGCCGGAAAGTGGGTTGAAACCGGGACAGAAGATCCAAGTTAAGGTATAGTTTTATTCTTTTTGCTTTAAACAATCTTAAATATTCTGGTTTTCTTGATTTAGGCTGATGAAACCGAATTTGAGACCATTCTGCGCTTTGATACCGAGGTGGACATCGCATACTTCAAAAATGGCGGCATTCTAAACTACATGATCCGGAAGATGATCTCTTAAAAGGATTCCCTTTAATTTCTACttcaatttttctaaattagtaaatttttaatatcaaattaagaaattattaGGCATTTGTgatgtttatttaattaaagaaataaaaatttcgcAAAATTGACTTAACATTTTACATTCGAAGAGTCTCGGGTTCGAGTTCTGGCTATACCCCATCTATTTAAAAGCTCGCGCCAAAATGTTATCGGAATACACCGCGAAACCGACAATCGATTTCCCCAGCCGATAAGCCCCAATCCCCAAACCAACCGTTTTCCCCAATCATTTTGTGGCTTTGCTCGTCCGGAGTAAGTTCAGTAAAGTTGAGGTGAAAGCAGCTCTCGGAAGAACCAAACATGTCAGGCAAGTGGCTGCTCCGGAGTGGTTAGATGTCCGCTAATCCCTTGTTTACATAACAGGAGCCAATCCCTTTGCCCAGTTCGAGAAGACGTTCTCGCAGGCCGGCCAGACGTACAAGTACTTTGACCTCGCCTCCATCGACGGAAAGTATGGTAAGTCAGAAAACAAGATCTTGGGTGAGGGCGGCCTGTTGACGTGTTACAGGAATCTAAATGCAAGGAGAGTGACTGCGGCTTAGTAAGACAGGTAGTGGGCAGAGGAGGCTCCCCGATATCCACCTGAAACACCTGTTGAAGTTGGAGTTTGACCCCGAAAAAGAGGGCGCAGCAGTGATCGCCACAACGCCTTAATTTGCAAGTCGATCAGTGTCAATTGGAAGGTGGCTACCGCGCCGCTTAAGTGGGATTTCTATTTTGGGTAGTGTTCTTATACAtatctacatatatgtattagCTGGTATATAAGCTTGTCCCACAAGGAAAGCGAAAGCCATTGGTGCTGATTAGCCACCATAATGGGGCTCGTCTGCCGGTGATAACGAATCGAGCTACAGGTTTTAATTTCCATTACGTGCCCACTTATCAATAGACGAGGAAAGCGAGCCAAATCTGATGTTTTTTGGGGTCGTGGTCCGAAGCTTCCGAAAATGTCTTTAGAATGGAATTGCCGGTGGAATGTTTTTGGAGGAGCGGCGCGTGTCCGAGGGTAGCGGGGTCTCGCAGAGTCCGAGGTGAGGGCTACCCAGGAACATAATGGTACTAGAACTGCTATCAGCCGGGGATCGAGTGTTGAACAAATGGGGCAGTCATTCTCCTCCATGATAAGAGCCAGTTATCTAAGCCACGACTACAGTAGGGGTCCACTAATGGAGACAAGTCAAATAATTAATCAAATCTTTTGTCTTTTGGGTAAAAATGTGGGACACTATTGTTCGTTCTACTTTAGAATATCTATAAGTACTAAGTACCAATATTAATAGTCAGGAAACCCGAATTGATATGTGAGTTCAATCATGAATCAGTACTGACTAGGTTGTGATGCAGTTGCTCCCATATAGATTCAGAATTAACACCTAAATTCTTTTTACCTTCAGACCAGCTACCTTATTCCATTCGAGTTCTCTTGGAATCGGCGGTTCGCAACTGCGACAACTTCCATATCCTGGAGAAGGATGTCCAGAGCATCCTTGGCTGGTCACCCGCCCTCAAGCAGGGATCCAATGATGTGGAAGTCTCCTTCAAGCCAGCTCGAGTGATCCTGCAGGTGAGCTTCCCGCTAAAATTCTTCTGGATCGGCTTTTAATCCTTAAATGTTTTAATAGGACTTTACTGGAGTCCCTGCCGTAGTGGACTTTGCTGCTATGCGCGACGCCGTGGTGGAGCTGGGCGGAAACCCGGAGAAAATCAACCCCATCTGCCCTGCCGACCTGGTCATAGATCACTCCGTGCAGGTGGACTTCGCACGAGCTCCTGACGCTTTGACCAAGAACCAGACCCTGGAATTTGAGCGCAACAAGGAGCGTTTCACTTTCCTGAAGGTAATATCCCACATACTTATCGAAGCGAGAGATACTTACATTGGATTCATTTGTTCTAGTGGGGTGCTAATGCCTTCAACAACATGCTGATCGTGCCCCCTGGTTCAGGAATCGTTCACCAAGTGAATCTCGAGTACTTGGCCCGAGTGGTGTTCGAAAACGATACCACTGACGGCTCCAAGATCCTGTATCCTGACAGCGTCGTGGGCACGGACTCGCACACCACGATGATCAACGGCCTTGGAGTTTTGGGCTGGGGAGTGGGAGGCATTGAGGCGGAGGCCGTGATGCTGGGACAGTCCATTTCCATGTTGCTGCCGGAGGTGATTGGCTACAAGCTGGTGGGCAAGCTGAGTCCTTTGGTCACCTCCACCGACCTGGTGCTGACCATCACCAAGCACCTCCGACAGCTGGGAGTGGTGGGCAAGTTTGTGGAGTTCTATGGCCCGGGAGTGGCAGAGCTCAGCATTGCCGACAGGGCTACGATCAGTAACATGTGTCCCGAGTACGGCGCCACAGTGGGCTACTTCCCCATCGACGAGAACACTTTGGGCTACATGAAGCAGACGAGTAAGCCCATATTTGTCCCActggaatggaatggaatgagcaagttatttttcttttgaacTCAGATCGCTCCGAGAAGAAGATCGACATCATTCGCCAATATCTGAAGGCTACCCAGCAGCTGCGAGACTATGCAAACGAGTCCCAGGATCCCCAGTTCACCCAGGTGAGGAATTTGTACCCCCCAGCAGAGCTAGAGCTTTGAGTAACCCTTTTTGGACACAACAGAGCATCACCTTGGATCTGGCCACGGTAGTGACATCGGTTTCCGGCCCGAAGCGTCCCCACGATCGTGTTTCTGTCTCCGACATGCCTGAGGACTTTAAGTCCTGCCTTTCTAGTCCAGTGAGTGTCTTTTGAAACACAAGTTGAAATTAAAATCCCTAACCTCAGTTTTGTACAGGTTGGCTTCAAGGGCTTTGCCATTGCTCCGGAGGCTCAGGCTGCCTTCGGCGAATTCCAGTGGGATGATGGCAAAACCTACAAGTTGGGTCACGGATCTGTGGTTATTGCCGCCATTACTTCCTGCACGAACACCTCGAATCCGTCGGTGATGCTGGGAGCAGGTCTCCTGGCCAAGAAGGCGGTGGAGAAGGGACTCAACATCCTTCCCTACATCAAGACATCTCTTTCTCCTGGTTCCGGAGTGGTTACATACTACCTGAAGGAGTCGGGAGTGATCCCGTACTTGGAGAAGCTTGGTTTCGATATCGTGGGCTACGGCTGCATGACCTGCATCGGCAACTCTGGACCTTTAGACGAGAATGTGGTCAACACCATCGAGAAGAATGGTCTGGTCTGTGCGGGAGTTCTGTCTGGAAACAGGAACTTCGAGGGTCGCATCCATCCGAACACCAGGGCCAACTACTTGGCCAGCCCCCTCCTGGTAATTGCGTACGCCATCGCCGGAAGAGTGGACATTGACTTTGAGAAGGAACCCCTCGGCGTGGACGCTCAAGGAAACAAGGTGTTCCTGCAGGACATCTGGCCAACGCGGTCAGAAATTCAGGAGGTGGAGAACAAGCATGTGATCCCCGCCATGTTCCAGGAGGTCTACAGTGAGTTCTCTAAAAAACTTCCGAAAACCCATTTCTAATTTATCCGCAATTCTAGGCAAGATCGAGCTGGGCTCCCAGGATTGGCAGACTTTGCAGGTGCCGGAGGGCAAGATCTTCTCTTGGAGCGCAGACTCCACCTACATCAAGCGCCCTCCGTTCTTTGAAGGCATGACCCGCGAGCTGCCAAAGCAGCAGAGCATCCAGAAGGCCCGCTGCCTGCTCTTCCTGGGCGATTCCGTGACTACGGACCACATCTCCCCAGCAGGATCCATTGCTAGGACCTCTCCAGCGGCTCGTTTTCTGTCCGAAAGGAACATTACTCCGCGCGACTTTAACTCGTACGGATCGAGGCGTGGAAACGATGCTATTATGTCCCGTGGAACCTTTGCCAACATCCGTTTGGTCAACAAGCTGGTTTCGAAGACTGGACCCCGGACTCTGCACATCCCCAGCCAGGAGGAACTAGACATTTTTGATGCCGCCGAAAGGTATCGGGAGGAGGGCACACCTCTGGTTCTGGTAGTGGGCAAGGACTATGGCAGCGGCAGCTCCAGGGACTGGGCCGCCAAGGGCCCCTTCCTGCTAGGCGTTAAGGCTGTTATTGCCGAGTCGTACGAGCGGATCCACCGCTCCAACCTGGTGGGCATGGGCATCATTCCCCTGCAATTCCTGCCAGGACAGAGCGCTGAGACCCTGAACCTAAACGGACGGGAGGTCTACAACATAGCCCTGCCGGAGAGTGGCCTGAAACCGGGCCAGAAGATCCAAGTTGAGGTAAGGCGGGAGACTTTGGTCATTGGAGGCGTTATTAATCTTCTAAAATCCTTTCAGGCTGATGGAGTTGTCTTTGAGACCATTCTGCGCTTCGACACCGAGGTGGACATCACTTACTACAAGAACGGCGGCATCCTGAACTACATGATCCGCAAGATGCTGTTTTAGGCTGCATCCGCATCCCATGATAAGATTAATGTTTTACATGCCAGTTGCATTTTTACTCTGTACATTGTAGTATCCTAAGCCTTTCCCTTCCTGTGGTGGTGCTTCCCTGATCTTGGTTGAACCAATTAAAACTGTGTCTTTctattcaaataaaaacaagaaaatggtTTCTGTTTCCGATAATAGGGAGTTTATACCGCAAATGGAATTCGAAGGCCATTTCCGAGTTGTTCTTTTTATGGAAATACTCACGCGTGGACATTTTAAGTACGTTACTTACTAATTTCGTAATAACCAAATTAGAAAATCCAATTGAAGCGAAAGTTGTACAAATTTCAGTCTTATGAGATAAACAAAGCCCAGTGATGTTCGCAAAAGTGACAAAACTGAACTGTGTGTATCCCATAATTTGAAACCGGAGGACCCTGGGGAAGGTCGATGCGGGATGCAGGATGATTTCAGCACTGGGCACTCGAGTTATGGGAATCTAGGCTGCTTACAAAAGAGCTATCTAAAAGAAACAGCAACTGTGATATGGGAAAGACTTCTGGGTAAAATCACGGCTACTATTTCCTTAGATAACTCGATATAAATCTGGTTTCCTGACCGATCGCGGCACTTGTAACTCCGGAGTCAAACTAAAACCGGAGATCTGGCCATGCAGCTCTTATAAGCAGAAGGTTCGATGTCCACCGCCACTTCGCTGCCAGCGCATCAGGTTTCCTGCCCATCGATCGGTCAgcccgatccgatccgatacGCTCCGAATTACCATGGCCGAAATCGCTGATCGGTGCAGTTAGCAGTTTCTGGCTTTCTGGCGTGCTCGACATTTTTATGCCGAATTACCAAAATTTCTGGGCAAGCTTTCGGCtcatttcatttgtttttagTTCGTTATTCTGCACTTTGCACTGCACTCGGCGCACTGAACCCAGTGAGGTGCCAAGACCGGGGGTGCACGGTGCAGTGGAGTCTCCGGTGGCTTCCGCAAACGAGTTGACCCACAAAGAGAGCCATGAGGTCAATGAACACCCAGTCACGTTGCCAGCTCTTTATATAGACCTTATAGATTTGAGGCCATTAAGGATAAGGGTTTtgattaattataatatttgcttacatgaattttattttcaaatcaaagaaaccatatataataattaacatatatatagtatttaaaattgtaGTACCAGTAATTCTAGATGTCTTGACTCTGAATCCTTTCGGTTTTGTGTTACTATAATATAAAGTAGGAAAAAAGTATTTACTGCGCCTATATTGTCCTTTGGCGCGCCAATCTAACTGACAGAACTAGTAGATTTGCCTTTTTAATGCATAACTTAATCgattgaataaatttaatcTTTTATAACTCTGTAAAAAATGGAGAAGGTGAAAGGTATTCATTTACAAATCCTGATATTTGGAAATTGTTAATCCGTtacaaaaaagttttaaattgtcgatattttaaaaactagtgTGGCCATTCCTAGAGTGGTTGAAATGGCATTACCTGGCCACACTCTGGCATAATCTGGCAGCTTCACTTCTAACAGTGTTGAAAAGggataataaaaatgagtatcgatatattgatattttaatAGTTTATCAACAACCCTACTTTAACTGCAAAATATTCGGCTTACTTATAAGGAATGCCTTTTTTTTGAAGACTTTCTTTCGTCATCGAGGTCCTCAGTGCCCGATGAGGAGAAGAGCCGCTCTTGCCAGCAGAGGACTGGGCGCTAGGACGTAGAGCTGCCGCTTACACGAGGATCAAGAGAAAGAGGGGAAGTTGGGGCAAGAGGAGGACCCCATACCAAACAAGTCTGATAAACTAGGGCCAGGATCTACTATGGAGACTGACTACCAGAACTATGTGGAGTCTCTGTCGGGCGTGTCCTCAGACGAGGACGACATCTCCACAGCAGACAGCTCCGACGAGTCTACGGAGGAGCCAACTACAGTGCCAGTTGCCCTGCCAAGGACACGAAACCTGGTGCAAATGCTCTACGACAGGGAGGTGTGTTTCACAGAGCTCACATAGAAATGTTCCCAAACATATTAACGCGGATATTTTCCCTCAGCGAACTGGCTTCTTTTCAGGATCCTCGCGTGCCGGTCAAAGACAGCAGCTTCCATTCGACAGAGTGCCAAATAGGTTAAAGTTACACCTCAAGGACGTGCTGGCCAGCAGCTTAATGGACGGGTAAGAACCGGCTACAGCAAGTGCCCGAACCATCTCCTAATCTAGCGTTTTTTAGGCACATCTTTATGGGACTGACTTCCTGCGGCCAGTACATGCTCAGCCACCGAGTGGTGTGCAACGATAGCTCCTCGCTCAACCACTACTCCTTCAACATGGGCTACAAGTACACGTGAGTCaatgtttcaaaaaattacaaatatcaaaaatacttttgtattttcttcCAAAGATTGTACTTTTGGCTGTTCCATCCCCACAAAAAACTGCGCTACTTCTTCTCGCGTCGCCTCTTCGACGACCACGTGGTGGACAACACCAAAACTGTCAGCATGACGCAGTGGAAGAACGCGCAACACCAGATTCTCGTCGTCCATGGGGCTGCCACGGAGGAGGGCGAGGACAACTACATCACATATGTCAAAGTTCCTAAGCTAGGTTGTTTGGAGTGCAAGAAACTCAACGACGACGGTCCATGTAAGTGGAACATAAACT
The Drosophila bipectinata strain 14024-0381.07 chromosome 3R, DbipHiC1v2, whole genome shotgun sequence DNA segment above includes these coding regions:
- the LOC108127831 gene encoding cytoplasmic aconitate hydratase-like → MSGANPFAQFEKTFSQAGQTYKYFDLASIDGKYDQLPYSIRVLLESAVRNCDNFHILEKDVQSILGWSPALKQGSNDVEVSFKPARVILQDFTGVPAVVDFAAMRDAVVELGGNPEKINPICPADLVIDHSVQVDFARAPDALTKNQTLEFERNKERFTFLKWGANAFNNMLIVPPGSGIVHQVNLEYLARVVFENDTTDGSKILYPDSVVGTDSHTTMINGLGVLGWGVGGIEAEAVMLGQSISMLLPEVIGYKLVGKLSPLVTSTDLVLTITKHLRQLGVVGKFVEFYGPGVAELSIADRATISNMCPEYGATVGYFPIDENTLGYMKQTNRSEKKIDIIRQYLKATQQLRDYANESQDPQFTQSITLDLATVVTSVSGPKRPHDRVSVSDMPEDFKSCLSSPVGFKGFAIAPEAQAAFGEFQWDDGKTYKLGHGSVVIAAITSCTNTSNPSVMLGAGLLAKKAVEKGLNILPYIKTSLSPGSGVVTYYLKESGVIPYLEKLGFDIVGYGCMTCIGNSGPLDENVVNTIEKNGLVCAGVLSGNRNFEGRIHPNTRANYLASPLLVIAYAIAGRVDIDFEKEPLGVDAQGNKVFLQDIWPTRSEIQEVENKHVIPAMFQEVYSKIELGSQDWQTLQVPEGKIFSWSADSTYIKRPPFFEGMTRELPKQQSIQKARCLLFLGDSVTTDHISPAGSIARTSPAARFLSERNITPRDFNSYGSRRGNDAIMSRGTFANIRLVNKLVSKTGPRTLHIPSQEELDIFDAAERYREEGTPLVLVVGKDYGSGSSRDWAAKGPFLLGVKAVIAESYERIHRSNLVGMGIIPLQFLPGQSAETLNLNGREVYNIALPESGLKPGQKIQVEADGVVFETILRFDTEVDITYYKNGGILNYMIRKMLF